One genomic region from Armatimonadota bacterium encodes:
- a CDS encoding 9-O-acetylesterase → MQYRSLKLLVVALVMVGAATAGWSDVRLPGFFGSHMVLQRDMPVPIWGWADAGESVSVKLGDMPAVTTTAGADGKWKVWLPEMPAGGPFSLTVTGKNTLTLDDVLVGEVWLCSGQSNMEWVVSNSNDRDTEIASAQYPKIRHIKIPKIPQGLPQDDISAPWEVCSPETVGNFTAVGYFMARHLHKELNVPIGLINSSWGGTRIEPWIPPVGFQEVPALESIAKQVALADPRTDAYKDTLKSYLGALEAWMGTARESMAQEKILEPSPAYPSELLPLTGPQQPTSLYNGMIHALIPYAIRGAIWYQGESNHGEGMLYTEKMRALIQGWRKLWGQGDFPFYYVQIAPYSYGTEDPYVLPTFWEAQAAALSIPGTGMAVANDISDLNDIHPRNKQDVGKRLALLALKNDYGRPETVASGPTFKALEIEAGKLRVRFDNVGSGLVSRDGKPLNWFEIVGAETDFTPADAVIEGDSVVLSSPQVPDPVAVRFAWHKNAEPNLSNREGLPAVPFRAGEVPTRDWLKLKVGEARDFVLVYDLDLSKLGKDVAYTVDNHSSITGGFSRVAYFLELETAGQGTQWVYVSMDPFTQDPGKIGVPTLASKAVFQTRVKNMNVLSNVPGIVTGNSLTGGNIEFWPHNYGQPNAIGIPNASASVWDFGDQYGPPEDGYGSMQVHNHEAKQTIFAINNWKAGGNADIGIGNSDGDTRDWTFKHNASSYSLKRLRVLVKPN, encoded by the coding sequence ATGCAGTATAGATCGCTCAAGCTTCTCGTCGTCGCGCTGGTCATGGTCGGCGCAGCCACGGCAGGCTGGTCTGATGTGCGGCTGCCCGGCTTCTTTGGCAGCCATATGGTACTGCAGAGAGACATGCCCGTACCGATCTGGGGCTGGGCAGATGCGGGTGAATCCGTTTCGGTGAAGCTCGGGGACATGCCCGCCGTGACAACCACAGCCGGTGCCGACGGCAAATGGAAGGTCTGGCTGCCGGAAATGCCCGCAGGCGGCCCCTTCAGCCTAACCGTCACCGGCAAGAACACGCTGACCCTCGATGACGTCCTCGTGGGCGAGGTATGGCTCTGCTCGGGACAGTCGAACATGGAGTGGGTCGTCTCCAACAGCAACGACCGGGACACTGAGATCGCGTCCGCCCAATACCCCAAGATTCGCCACATCAAGATCCCAAAGATACCCCAGGGACTGCCGCAGGACGACATCAGCGCCCCGTGGGAAGTCTGCTCGCCCGAAACCGTGGGCAATTTCACGGCAGTCGGGTACTTCATGGCCCGGCACCTGCACAAGGAACTCAACGTGCCTATCGGCCTGATCAACAGCTCATGGGGCGGGACGCGCATCGAGCCCTGGATTCCCCCGGTGGGATTCCAGGAAGTCCCGGCGCTTGAAAGCATCGCGAAGCAGGTCGCTCTCGCCGACCCGCGCACCGATGCTTACAAGGACACGCTCAAGAGCTATCTTGGCGCACTTGAGGCCTGGATGGGCACCGCTCGCGAGAGCATGGCGCAGGAGAAGATCCTGGAACCCTCTCCAGCATATCCCAGTGAACTGCTCCCGCTCACCGGGCCCCAGCAGCCCACGAGCCTTTACAACGGGATGATCCACGCGCTGATCCCGTACGCGATCAGGGGGGCCATCTGGTACCAGGGCGAGTCGAACCACGGCGAGGGCATGCTCTATACCGAGAAGATGCGGGCGTTGATCCAGGGATGGCGCAAGCTCTGGGGACAGGGCGACTTCCCCTTCTACTACGTGCAGATCGCGCCTTACAGCTACGGCACGGAAGACCCCTACGTTCTTCCGACTTTCTGGGAAGCACAAGCCGCGGCGCTGAGTATTCCCGGGACCGGAATGGCGGTGGCCAATGACATTTCCGACCTGAACGATATCCATCCCCGCAACAAACAGGATGTGGGCAAGCGCCTGGCGTTGCTTGCCCTGAAGAACGATTATGGGCGGCCCGAGACTGTGGCCTCCGGCCCGACCTTCAAAGCCCTGGAGATCGAGGCTGGCAAGCTCAGGGTGCGGTTCGACAACGTGGGCAGCGGCCTGGTATCCCGGGACGGCAAGCCCCTCAACTGGTTTGAGATCGTGGGCGCCGAGACCGACTTCACCCCGGCTGACGCGGTAATCGAGGGTGACAGCGTGGTCCTGTCCTCTCCGCAGGTGCCGGACCCGGTGGCCGTGCGATTCGCCTGGCACAAGAACGCTGAGCCGAACCTGTCCAACCGCGAGGGCCTGCCCGCCGTTCCCTTCCGCGCGGGCGAAGTGCCGACGCGAGACTGGCTGAAGCTCAAAGTCGGAGAGGCCCGGGACTTCGTACTGGTGTATGACCTGGACCTCTCCAAACTGGGGAAAGACGTCGCCTACACGGTGGATAACCACAGCAGCATCACAGGCGGGTTCAGCCGCGTGGCGTACTTCCTGGAACTGGAGACGGCCGGGCAGGGCACGCAGTGGGTCTACGTGTCGATGGATCCTTTCACCCAGGACCCGGGTAAGATCGGGGTCCCGACCCTTGCCAGCAAGGCTGTGTTCCAGACCCGAGTGAAGAACATGAATGTGCTGTCCAACGTGCCGGGGATCGTCACGGGAAACAGCCTCACCGGCGGGAACATCGAGTTCTGGCCACACAACTACGGCCAGCCCAATGCCATCGGCATCCCCAATGCCTCGGCGAGTGTGTGGGACTTCGGCGACCAGTATGGTCCGCCGGAGGATGGCTATGGCTCGATGCAGGTCCACAACCATGAGGCGAAGCAGACCATCTTCGCCATCAATAACTGGAAGGCCGGCGGGAACGCGGATATCGGCATCGGCAACAGCGACGGCGACACCCGCGACTGGACCTTCAAGCACAACGCGTCGTCGTATTCGCTCAAGCGCCTGCGGGTGCTCGTGAAGCCCAACTAG